The genomic region TCCCACAGCATCCAAAATTATTCCTGTAATAAGAGGAATTCAAAATGCCATAAACATCATTATACCAAAAACCATAGCAGGACTACatttacaaaataacattttaaataatattgagaTAAGATTTGACtacattgaacaaaataatactaCTCTAATAGCCACACTATTAGGTCCAAGATTCAAAACAGCTGTATTTGAAGTCGATAGGATTGCACAGACAGCGCAGAATATGTTAGAGATGAAATAAGTTCCTTGTGCATAACACGCAATAGTCATGAAACTAATACAAATAGAGCTGCAGCAGAAaatcaagaatcatctgaagaaaacaatgaattttagaATCTTCTTGTAACAAAAGTATCGCAGTTGACAAACTAATCCACACCTATAGAATATGCAACAACCATAATTCGTCAATATGTATATAGATTTACTGTACGCAAATATTAAGAGCTGTGAAGTCGCATTTTGGAATAAACACAATTACACAATGCCACAGCTTttcaaaatagcagaaaaatatgtaaatacctcTGTATTCCCAGCAACTTCTGTCCCATcagaaagaatattttcaaaggctGGACAGATTATGTCTGAAAGAAGGAACCGACTTTCAGCAAAAAACCtagaccaattaatgtttttaaatgttaacatttagtaaatttggatgaatttcaatagtatagaccataataatttaaggttaggttaattataattttggaatttttaccttaatttaattttattactaatctctactacgacaaatgtaaaatatataataacattaaatatttcaataataaagctGAGTTTCATCAACTTCATCGAACATGGAGAACATAACTAGTAAAGcaattcagtcgactgaaaaccactaaaaactatcgactaaatagtcgatagtatgtagcgactaaatagtaactagtcgatagttgaatttagtcgatagtgcccatcactagcacatagacatatagagatagactgcgccgtcttatgggcgagttgaagcccacaatggcggcgcgcggtacaaagagtgagagagagagcattagccggggtccatagcgctctctttctaattgatgtatttattgatgttttatttttgttttttgccgccattgtgggcttcagcgcttcgtacaggccgcgcagtctatctctatatgtctatgactCTGCAGAGTACATTTCAGTAcatgcgcgtgcgcgacggagatttagtggggcgaatggaagacacgttgcgcgtgcgcgatggggacgcaacaatgacatgacatttcgcaagttttaggttattgccgcgtaaaattcacccatttacttatttcacatactatgtaattattgatccatttatgtctatgttgtgagttgtatttctttaaaatgtaacgttacaaataaaacataatttgtcaatttatcatgtagaagaaaaatgagtgaatttattatcccagtctcttttatgcaactatttttgagaagcgtatGAGGATTAacacagtgttaaaatatattatgatttattgattttactggaatgtaactcatacatacagatttcaagattttttcaattgtacatataaaagtaagcattcatacttcgcttcaagactgaaactcccacatgttacaattcattttatttatattaaagaatgtttacaatgtctatttagaacgaaccatatgatttatttcattaagtacgtatatgtacacgagtacgatacgatacgcggcaataacctaaaacctgcgaaatgtcatgtcatctcatctgtcatcgttgcgtccccatcgcgcacgcgcaacgtgtctcccatttgccccactcaatcctaaagcgatggaataggatagtggaaggggaaaaggaggagagtacctGGTTGCAATTGGTTGCAATCTTAcaaccatctggcagcactggttgcgccagcgtcgggccaacggtaatacccaactgTACCTGACTGTACCTTACtgtacccaacgtagggccaacgatcacgtccaatgactccaatgtcgggccaacggtatttaacaagtgtacgaaattacatctctccgtctgcctccagtgccgagttacaaccctctaaaaaacggctaagttgtttcgtgtaaagtgtaaaaggaggtagtgcgagaacttggctggtgcactaccgtgcacctagatagatATTGCTACACCATTGTCGTCTAGTTACGATCATTTCATTTTTGCGAATGATCGTTTTACAATCGTTGATtttaaaagagagagagagagtgttgtTATAATATATTACATTGACTTACGATTAAGATGTTCGAGGAGttttatactttattatatCCAGACTGTAAACAAAatgagtattttattttatcaagtcAATGATGATAAACGCATTATTGATCGAGTATTGTAATTGTACAATAAATAAGATCTACATGTGCGAACAGTAGGTACAAAACGTTATACCTagacgaatagactgcggattgtatgcatttatgaaagatGAGAAGATTAGAACGGAAATGATACGCACAatagtgtgcgtgtgtgtgcccttgtaaattaatttcacaGTGTACGAAATGTTTAACAGCTAACCGGAGACCTCCTCTTGCATGGCTGCCTTCTCTTTTCCACGTCGTATTAAAATGtcggtataaaataaattgaaatctagcctgataaaaagaattacataTTTAGATGAAAATAATCAGCGACTTTAAACATCTGCAAACTATCTATATACTCACCTACAGAACACGTTCAACAGTTTCTCATTATTGTTACCACTTCCTAGATCGCAGATTCGATCCAGAAGGCGCATTAATACTTGCGTAAACTTATCGTCCAGCGATACAATTGTCTCTTCGAAGCTTCCTGGATTTGCTTTCGACATGTCTTCAACATCATTCTAACAGAATAGACAGAAAGAAACTTATTATCTTCGAACTAACATAAGATTAAGAAGCGCACATCTTTGAGAATGAGTGTTAATGTACACAATGATGTCTGAAATATTCCACtgacgtatacatatatatatatatatgtatgattgGCAGGCTAAAAGTAAAGCGAATGCATTTTATCGTTTGAATTGAACGTACCTGTAATATAAAAACGAGATTTCTATAAGTAGTACAACTCTATGCATATACATAGAACCATGCTATGTCTGAATGAAATTCAGGTATCAAATACAAAAATGAATCTCAAATAAATCAAATATTTATACACTAAGTGACATATCATAAATTACATCGCATTCATAAGTCGACAAATATACAGGCTGGGACATTCAAAAGATACAATTCGGAGGACCTGTTCCAAAtgttccaccctgtatattcttaTTTAATACGAAGTCTGCATGCAACATTAACATCGGAACAAGTAGAATAAGGGTACGCGCACAGTGGATCCGTTTTCGTCCGATTTGGCCGACGTCCGACGCATCTATCTCTTTTTTCGAACGTGCGAAAAAGAGACACAACGTCGGACGTCGACCAAATCGGACGAAAACGGATCCACTGTGCTCGTATCCTAGTAAATTTCTGGAACTAAAAAAAAGAGACATTACGCATCTACGGGTCAAAATATTTGATTCTCCTACTAGTATAGGCTTCTATTATGCTTGCAAAATTGGTCAGAATgttcgaaaataatttttactattcgGTTTCTGAATGTATACAGCTTACAATTAGATCTTAACTATGTATTGTGTCGATATACATGtgtataaaataaaactatTAATTCGTCCATGTGCCTAATAAGATTGCTGATGATAATCCGAAAATGTTTTTACTAGATATAATATGTTGACGATTTATAAAtaagtttatgtttacattgatCCACGAACTATCAACGTGAAAAGGAATTGAATCGTTTCCGAATAAATTTATAGTGCTTGAACATTGTATGTACAGATTACCATGCGACTTCGAGAAAGTGTTCTCGGTGAGAATGGGAGAAATGACTTCTATACTGACTTCTGTTCGCTAGAAAAGAAGCTTTGTGATTCTAAGACTACGTAAAATGCATGAAAGCAGAGTTAGAACTTTTTGGAATATACCTCGGAATCATAGACATCTTCCTGATAGGCGCCAATCATGGAAGTCAATTCGGCGTCAATGTAGTATGGGCTCATACGCTTAACATTAGTAAAAGATTAACGTTCAATTTACTACTAACTTTCAAGATTGTTTTACAAACATTTAACACAGAAATTATTGCAGCAGAACCCGATCTCTCGACAGTATACATTTCATTACTATCGAATACCTTTAATCGAGGCTCTCCTCGAAGAATAAATTCTTCGATGATAGTGCTAATTCAAATGCTTCGCCCACTGCCCAACGCTTTCCTTCTTCGATGCatcgaaatataaataaataccgAGAGAAAGGTGTTCAAAGTAGTTTGACATTGTTAGTGCGTCTACCGCCTGTATATTAAGTTCCGCAACAGCTGAGGTATCCGTTTCGTATCGTATTAAATAAAGGCAATCGAAAGAGTCCGACACAAAGCAAAGAACGCAACTCAGGAAAAGTGTTTGATCCTTATCTGGTGTATGTATGTGTACCGTATACACGTCTGTAGAAAAGTTCAGTTACCTGTGCGCGTTCGATCGGTAACAAGTTAGGGTAAAACTCACCTCCATGAAATCGCAAAAGTTGATGCAAGCGGCGCAAATGTCGGTGATGCAGGCGAGCAGATCTGGATCGGTTAACATGCATTCCTTCAAGTAGCTGTCCTGCAAGTCCTGATGCACGCTCAGAACATCGTCCACGTTACTGACCTGGTTGAACAATTGAAAACTTCGAATATCTTTCACGTTTCAAGCGACGTTTCTAAAAGCTGATCATACTTTGCTCATTTTATTTATGAACGTCAACCAGTTCGGCTCGATCACTTCGACCATCATGTAGTACGCCAGATGTTGGATGCAATCGAGCATGCGTTGACGCAACGAGAATGCTTTTCTGTAAAACATCGCCACGTTGTGGCCGAAAGTCTTGGCGATTTTGTTGCCGACCCATACTCTGAAAGACAGAGAAGTTAATCGAAGAGAGCAAAATGAAGGTATTTGCAATCGGGTATGTACCGTACCGACCTGCATAAACGTCTTTCtatgtatttgcaataaaacaGATGTCTGAACAACATCTGATAACAGGCGATCGCTTTTCTATTGAGTATCAGAGAGACAGGCCACTTGACGTCGTAGTTGAACACAAACGCTTCCAAACCGGTTAGAGTTTTATCGTTCTTGAAGCAGTACTCTGGAAAGAAAGAATCAAAGCTGTAGATTCAAGCTGTGCAGACAAGCTGAGGAGATCTACCTTCCTCCTCCCTGGTTTGAATGGAGAGTATTCTGAACATTTGAAACTGAAGATCGTACGGTAACAGTTCAGGTTTCAGATCATCCTTGTAAGGATCAGAATCCGCAGTCGACATGCGCAGCGCAACTTCCAGAAGAGACGCCAAACGATGGATCACGATGTCatacatatttttgtttaattctGCTTCGCAGAGATTCATAAATTGTACCTACAATTAAATTATTAGATTATTTAATTCTTATCTATATTTAATACCTTCTTTTGCTTGAATAGATAAACTCACCACAAAATCTCCTTGGGCAAGAAGGAAGTAACTCTTCACGCTACGAAGCCGTCCCATTAGATCGCTTTCGTGTATCAGAACTTCTAATAATGTTTTCGCTGCTTCGGAATATGCCCTATCGATGGCAGCTAAATATTTCTGTCCTTGATGCTGGTAGATGAGTGGTTCCTGCTTTCCCCACTGAACAGTCTTACCTGGACAAGTAAAACTtcgaaataactaaataatcaATAATTAGTAGCAATGCCTGTACACTGTACGAGAAACATTACATACCACATTGTCGGATTACGTTAAAGTATTTTCCAGTTCTTAGAATAGTCTGTGCCTGTTCGTTGAGGAACGTGGGGATTCTCTCTGACCTCATAGTGTATCGTTTCTCCCAATAATCCGCGGAGTAGTCTACCGGTAGTTCCTCTCTATGAATCAGTTCATTATCCTCTACGAAGAACTGTGAAAGgacaaatatttcataaatagaAAGAGAAATGTAAACAAATACAGTCTACAGTTACCTCTTCGTATGGATCGCATATCACgcctttgtacacccactttTCAAGAATTTGCATGTAAGGAACGCTCGCGGTTTGTATCAGAAACATGCACAGTTCCTTAAACTTCGCCTCGCCGCTTATGTTGTTCGCCTGCTCGTGTAGAAGACTAAGTACTTTTCCACCTTTCGCGTTCGCCTGAATTTACAAATTGATTTAATTTAGTACAAAAGCTTGGAGAATGTAACAGCGATCGATTCACTCACTTTACAGATCGTCGACGTTATTTGGAAGAGAACGGACATCGCGATTATAGTAGGCTGAATGAAGAACCACAGTTTCTGCAAATTTAGTTTCCCGCGGATGTGTTCCATTTCCAATTGTACGACGAACAACTGAAAAACGTTTAATCGTTCTATAGTATATCAGTCGAATAtctgaatgaaaatttataaataatttacacCTACCAAATAATCCTTCAGCAAACTTCTTATGGCTCCTCTTAAAGCATGATTGACCTGACCGTCTTCTGGTAACACTTTCTCTTCCACAAACCTTGCTGTCATGGAATAATGCGAAGCGAGCGGTAATATTTGCTGCGCCATTTGCTTGTAGGAGATACCTGTAAACAATGCCACGTGAAAGTACAATATTTTATGTTctttatgaatattatagaattATCTTCGTGCCCCTTACAAACATCGGGAGATATCTTGAATGTTTTCACAGCGTATGGACTAGTTAATGGTTCGGAGATAATGTAAGATCCGTCTATACCCTTTAGACAGTTCAGAATGTCCCAAAGTAAAATGGATTCCTGAGACACGGCGGGTACAACCTCTGCAAACACTTTCATTTAGCGAATCATCCGCACGtcttaatattaaaacagaTTCTTACTCTGGCATGGCGAGACATTTGATTCATTATAAAAATCCCAGCTCATCCGTGGCCTCTCGTGAGTCCAATTATGTTTCACCACAGATGTCTCCGTTTTCTTCACGATCGCGTTCACCTGTTGAGTTAACTTCTTCTCGCCCTCTACAGCAGCTTTAATCACATTCTTGCAAATCTATAACgtcgtatatataaataataaatatatgtataaaatataaataataaattaaacatTGAAAGGGCTACAATAATTCATAAGAGAAAAACAAGACCTGCGGCAAATCTTTTGTCGTGATAGCAGCATCTTTGCTAGAATTCGAGACTACTGCAACCGCTTGCTTGGCCAAGTAACTTTTCAGATCTTTGTCTTCGGATATCAGTTCCAAGACTTGTGCGTATAAGCCTAACAGATCTATCCTGAAAAAGCGCAAGCATAAGCGTTAATAAAATCCATTTGTTTCAATTCGGAAAGCATTCGgcgataccaacttctttgcTTTCAGTTCCTCGTATTTTTGAAGAAACAGCTCAGGTACGGGCGAACCTTTCGCCAAGTTGCGAATGCAGCTCTGCGATGCGACTATGGTCAATGCACTGGCACTCGTAGGTATACCTTCCTTTTGTAGTCTTTCTACATGCTTCTCGGGTGCAGACGTCGACCTATAGaccaaataattattaaatgttcatcttttattattgttatattattgctCACCCCAACAGTCCGATCAGCTCGATCACCAAATGATGCAATTTAAATTCACTCATTGCTTTGTAATAAGTAATAACCGTCACATAGTTGACATAAACAATTCCTTACGATAATGCTCTTGTTCTTTCGTACTAAATAGAAGTAAAGTAAAGTTGGGTTATGTACAAAGAAATTGACATTGCAGAGGAGCGTTAAACAATCCGCTTATGTACCTTAGGAAATAGTTTCGCTAATACATATCTATTTAACATAAATATTAACAGTATAGGTAAAAACACTCATCATAAAAAGCGTTCGTCACCTtgagatttttcaaatttctgaTACACAACATGCCGGTCCGATTTAAACAACCAATGGCGTGTCCTCGTTGGTCCTCGttcaaaatatatacatatatacaatatacataggaTAGACGTTTCGTTCCGTAAGGTATTTGTTTTATTACGATAAATTCAACGATattacagaaaataaatatttgatcaGAGTGAACgacaaaattaaaacaattatctGTATTTAAGTAACATCTACTCTTCTGTTGACACTCTTTGAATATCGAGATTATTTCTCCATGTAGGATTTTTgatatttctaatttttcaatTCTAAACGTTCTCGCTGAAATTTCTTCTCGGAGGTGTAAAATACGTCGTCGAATAATATACAACTCTTTTGCATTCTGTGCGAACAACAGCCGTCTTGGTTTTGTTCAGCGGTAGAATTTTGTCCTTTTGCATCTTCGAACACATTTGAAACACGTATTTGTTAGGATTTCTGAAATTTccggaaattaattaaaaagcaaTGGAGTCATTGCAATTTATTTAATGGGGACGATCGAAAAGGGATTATATATgacccaacctaatattttagtTAATTATTActagtacactgcggatctttatacaaaataaaaaatgtttgcatattgattgcaagatagaggaacgaaataaaaatttctttcttcttttaattatctgattaagctgaaaccaatacaccgatgtctttaaatctttttaatattttcaactgctttaaattgtgcttacccatagttttgtcataaatatgcataaaatccatggTCTAATTATTAAACGAATACAAagaatatatgcaataaaatgctGTAAAAATATCCAACCTAATATGTAAGTCAGTAGACGTAAATATGGTTTGCGGTTTCATAAAATTCCCCACAGTATTTGCACTTGTTAGCAAATTATACTTTGGACAACTTATGGTATTTTCCTGGTTTACAGTAGGCCTAACATCATTTGTGCTTGCTGGTAAATTGTATGGGCATCTTACAGTTTCTTTTGGTCTAACAATATTTCCAACATCATTTGTACTTGGCAAATCATACATTGGACAGTTTATGGTACTTTTCTGTCTGACAATATTTCCAACATTATTCATACTTGTCGGTACATTATACATTGgacatcttttagtattttgttgtttcataatattttcaatgcCATTTATATGTTGTGGTACCTCATAAGGATACCTTATGGTATTCCTAAAAAAAGAGTTAGATTGCGTAGTACTTATATTATTAGCTGGTGTTTGCATGAAATTTgtatgatcaatatttgcatcttTCTTGAATCTCTTGATTATATTTTGAGTTTCTTCATCGATTATAGGTCTTCTCTTTCTTAGTGGAAAAATATCTTGTTGGATACTGTTAAGcttgtaattttcttttgaatttcTAAATTTGAgaagaatattattatatataaaaaattaaaacaatattataaCACAATAAAAATGTGCTTACTGTAAAAGATTTTTGTCAATATCAGtctttattttttgaaaaaatttgtcgTCATCATCGTCATCGACAGTATTATCGTAATTCGATTTACTCATAATGTTCGGTTCCTGAAGTAgactttttctagtaatatcgGCAGAAAACATTATACCTAAAATTAACACGATTAAACTATTAATCCAGATAATTATTACAAACTTTTCACTGTCTCTCTGTATAATACGTTAAAAGATTTACTtgaacttaatttttttaaatttgttgccTGAGATTGTCCATTGTTTACACAATTATTAGAGGAAACCTGATCTTCCTCGTTATTGTTTAGATGTCGCAAAAATGAGTCTGAATAATTCTCAAATGTTCTTTGTCTTCTCATTGTTAATCACTAAATTGCACTTCACATAAAATActttaaactgaaaaatatcgtTTGTCTTTCGAAGAGCATAATTTCAAACATTAGCGCGTTAGCGTTGTGCGGtgcgttttcaatttttttatgagtGACACCATGATGGAAGCAATGTCCGACATTTTGCGCGCGAAAAAGTAATTGATTTCacgaatttttacattttcaaacTTCATCGGAAACTTcgagcataaacaaaggtgtcgacctcactagtaaatatttatttagcattgAAATAGTTGTTTcatggaataaaaattgaagtttaaaTTTCTTTGACGAGTATAATTGAAGGTTAAATTTCAGATACTATTTAAATATACGCGTTTCCtttcaaattttc from Lasioglossum baleicum chromosome 2, iyLasBale1, whole genome shotgun sequence harbors:
- the LOC143219595 gene encoding gamma-tubulin complex component 2, which translates into the protein MSEFKLHHLVIELIGLLGSTSAPEKHVERLQKEGIPTSASALTIVASQSCIRNLAKGSPVPELFLQKYEELKAKKIDLLGLYAQVLELISEDKDLKSYLAKQAVAVVSNSSKDAAITTKDLPQICKNVIKAAVEGEKKLTQQVNAIVKKTETSVVKHNWTHERPRMSWDFYNESNVSPCQKVVPAVSQESILLWDILNCLKGIDGSYIISEPLTSPYAVKTFKISPDVCISYKQMAQQILPLASHYSMTARFVEEKVLPEDGQVNHALRGAIRSLLKDYLLFVVQLEMEHIRGKLNLQKLWFFIQPTIIAMSVLFQITSTICKANAKGGKVLSLLHEQANNISGEAKFKELCMFLIQTASVPYMQILEKWVYKGVICDPYEEFFVEDNELIHREELPVDYSADYWEKRYTMRSERIPTFLNEQAQTILRTGKYFNVIRQCGKTVQWGKQEPLIYQHQGQKYLAAIDRAYSEAAKTLLEVLIHESDLMGRLRSVKSYFLLAQGDFVVQFMNLCEAELNKNMYDIVIHRLASLLEVALRMSTADSDPYKDDLKPELLPYDLQFQMFRILSIQTREEEEYCFKNDKTLTGLEAFVFNYDVKWPVSLILNRKAIACYQMLFRHLFYCKYIERRLCRVWVGNKIAKTFGHNVAMFYRKAFSLRQRMLDCIQHLAYYMMVEVIEPNWLTFINKMSKVSNVDDVLSVHQDLQDSYLKECMLTDPDLLACITDICAACINFCDFMERMSPYYIDAELTSMIGAYQEDVYDSENDVEDMSKANPGSFEETIVSLDDKFTQVLMRLLDRICDLGSGNNNEKLLNVFCRLDFNLFYTDILIRRGKEKAAMQEEVSG
- the LOC143219664 gene encoding uncharacterized protein LOC143219664 encodes the protein MRRQRTFENYSDSFLRHLNNNEEDQVSSNNCVNNGQSQATNLKKLSSSIMFSADITRKSLLQEPNIMSKSNYDNTVDDDDDDKFFQKIKTDIDKNLLQNSKENYKLNSIQQDIFPLRKRRPIIDEETQNIIKRFKKDANIDHTNFMQTPANNISTTQSNSFFRNTIRYPYEVPQHINGIENIMKQQNTKRCPMYNVPTSMNNVGNIVRQKSTINCPMYDLPSTNDVGNIVRPKETVRCPYNLPASTNDVRPTVNQENTISCPKYNLLTSANTVGNFMKPQTIFTSTDLHIRLDIFTAFYCIYSLYSFNN